In Antechinus flavipes isolate AdamAnt ecotype Samford, QLD, Australia chromosome 3, AdamAnt_v2, whole genome shotgun sequence, a genomic segment contains:
- the FKRP gene encoding ribitol 5-phosphate transferase FKRP, producing MRLTRCQVALAAAIVLNLLVFFYVSRLQQQRRRGGRAVRPPRLAHSAPDPRVTVLIREFEAFDNAVPEVVASFLHLDPSQPIVVAADTLPYPPLALPAVPNVRLALLRPSLDRPAAASQPETYVDTEFVALVPDGTRAETPGQLQRMVEELRNTHARLVAAPVATASPPHCLALEVNVREWTASYGPAPDPPFCDALDGEVVVVVRTRDLFNLSAPLARPMSTGLFLQTSVRGWSVRLLDLPFAPARQPPLATAHARWKAEKEGRARREALLRTLDMRLVSWEGGRQEWFGCGKETARCFDTVVGDTPSYLYEGRWTPPCCLQALRETARHVVGVLEAARVRYWLEGGSLLGAVRHGDIIPWDYDVDLGIYLEDVANCEQLRGAEAGSVVDERGFVWEKAVEGDFFRVQYSETNHLHVDLWPFYPRNGVMTKDTWLDHRQDVEFPEHFLHPLVPLQFAGFLAQAPNNYRRFLELKFGPGAIENPEYPNPALKSLAGSG from the coding sequence ATGCGTCTCACCCGATGCCAGGTCGCGCTGGCGGCCGCCATTGTTCTCAACCTCCTCGTCTTCTTCTACGTGTCCCGGCTGCAGCAGCAGCGTCGGCGGGGCGGGCGGGCAGTCCGGCCCCCCCGCCTCGCCCACTCGGCCCCCGACCCCCGCGTCACCGTCCTCATCCGAGAGTTCGAAGCCTTTGACAACGCGGTGCCCGAGGTGGTGGCCTCCTTCCTGCACCTCGACCCCAGCCAGCCCATCGTGGTGGCGGCCGACACGCTCCCCTACCCGCCCCTGGCCCTGCCGGCCGTCCCCAACGTGCGGCTGGCCCTGCTCCGGCCCTCCCTGGATCGGCCGGCGGCCGCCTCGCAGCCCGAGACCTACGTGGACACGGAGTTCGTGGCCCTGGTGCCCGATGGCACGCGGGCAGAGACCCCCGGGCAGCTCCAGCGCATGGTAGAGGAGCTGAGGAACACCCACGCCCGCCTGGTGGCCGCCCCCGTGGCCACCGCGAGCCCCCCCCACTGCCTGGCGCTGGAGGTGAACGTGCGCGAGTGGACAGCCAGCTACGGGCCGGCCCCGGACCCGCCCTTCTGCGACGCGCTGGATGGGGAGGTGGTGGTAGTGGTCCGCACCCGCGACCTCTTCAACCTCTCGGCCCCCCTGGCCCGGCCCATGAGCACCGGCCTCTTCCTGCAGACCTCGGTCCGCGGGTGGTCGGTGCGCCTCCTGGACCTGCCCTTCGCCCCCGCCCGGCAGCCCCCCTTGGCCACGGCCCACGCCCGCTGGAAGGCGGAGAAGGAGGGGCGCGCCCGGCGGGAGGCGCTGCTGCGGACGCTGGACATGCGGCTGGTCAGCTGGGAGGGCGGCCGGCAGGAGTGGTTTGGCTGCGGCAAGGAGACGGCCAGGTGCTTTGACACGGTGGTGGGCGACACCCCCTCCTACCTGTACGAGGGCCGCTGGACGCCGCCCTGCTGCCTGCAGGCCCTGCGCGAGACGGCGCGCCACGTGGTGGGCGTGCTGGAGGCCGCCCGCGTGCGCTACTGGCTGGAGGGCGGCAGCCTGCTGGGAGCCGTGCGCCACGGCGACATCATCCCCTGGGACTACGATGTGGACCTGGGCATCTACCTGGAGGACGTGGCCAACTGCGAGCAGCTGCGGGGGGCCGAGGCCGGCTCGGTGGTGGACGAGCGGGGCTTCGTGTGGGAGAAGGCCGTGGAGGGAGACTTCTTCCGCGTCCAGTACAGCGAGACCAACCACCTGCACGTGGACCTGTGGCCCTTCTACCCCCGCAACGGCGTCATGACCAAGGACACGTGGCTCGACCACCGGCAGGACGTGGAGTTCCCCGAGCACTTCCTCCACCCGCTGGTGCCCCTGCAGTTCGCGGGCTTCTTGGCCCAGGCTCCCAACAACTACCGCCGCTTCCTGGAGCTCAAGTTCGGGCCCGGCGCCATCGAGAACCCCGAGTACCCCAACCCCGCCCTCAAGAGCCTGGCAGGCAGCGGGTGA